One window of Methyloterricola oryzae genomic DNA carries:
- a CDS encoding helix-turn-helix domain-containing protein, with amino-acid sequence MSSLNQNVIRHKIGLLNLATELGNVSKACKVMGVSRDTFYRYQNAVAEGGLE; translated from the coding sequence ATGAGTAGTCTCAATCAGAATGTCATCCGTCACAAGATCGGTCTGCTGAACCTGGCAACCGAACTCGGCAACGTGTCCAAGGCCTGCAAGGTGATGGGGGTGTCGCGAGACACCTTCTATCGCTACCAGAATGCGGTGGCGGAAGGCGGCCTTGAAG
- a CDS encoding tetratricopeptide repeat protein, which produces MIKPILCLIAVTLLLTGCSRSFPEIPWLPKEQQRQRELQGNIDFASRLELARLYFQHNRIDEASEILDPLVSEQPNNQEAKAWHAANRCKLAERRGPWLLGIDKMVLLWSCMTELERAGHHAGDNLSVALAEIYTDTEVEVFGAKRRAYQAKDRLQQRIESKGEAYTTPEKAAFYQAAALLAFRHGDSAGARDYLKRVISLGDQESTERARQMLLTLDASGAG; this is translated from the coding sequence ATGATCAAGCCAATTCTATGCCTCATCGCCGTTACCCTCCTGTTGACTGGCTGCTCAAGGTCTTTTCCGGAGATTCCCTGGCTTCCTAAAGAGCAGCAGCGTCAGCGGGAATTGCAGGGAAACATCGACTTTGCCAGCCGTCTCGAACTCGCGCGCCTCTATTTTCAGCATAACCGCATCGATGAAGCGAGTGAAATTCTAGACCCCTTGGTCAGCGAGCAGCCTAATAACCAAGAAGCAAAAGCCTGGCACGCCGCTAACCGCTGCAAATTGGCGGAACGCCGTGGGCCTTGGCTGCTCGGCATCGACAAGATGGTTCTTCTGTGGAGCTGCATGACCGAACTCGAACGCGCCGGGCATCATGCGGGCGATAATCTGTCGGTTGCCCTCGCGGAAATCTACACGGATACGGAAGTCGAGGTGTTTGGCGCCAAGCGCCGCGCCTATCAGGCCAAAGATCGTCTGCAGCAGCGCATTGAATCCAAGGGAGAGGCATACACCACACCGGAAAAAGCAGCTTTCTATCAGGCTGCGGCCCTGTTGGCATTCCGTCATGGAGACAGCGCCGGTGCCCGCGACTACCTCAAGCGCGTCATAAGCCTTGGCGACCAGGAATCGACCGAACGAGCGCGGCAGATGCTGCTCACACTGGATGCAAGCGGGGCGGGTTGA